One window from the genome of Salvia splendens isolate huo1 chromosome 9, SspV2, whole genome shotgun sequence encodes:
- the LOC121749711 gene encoding HVA22-like protein k, with product MNFLGSSISSDVGLRLLLCPLGSNIVVRTACCSVGVVLPVYSTFKAIESKDQDDQHKWLVYWAAYGSFTVAETFTDKLLYWCPFYYHLKFAFLVWLQLPSVEGASVLYTNYLRAFLQKHQARLDQIVIFFRSEMVKFASKHETEIQVTRSILTKILLSANQMVKEILHPTQRQIGGPTPSQRVETPDLDLDSDSDSEVEG from the exons ATGAATTTCCTTGGATCCAGCATCTCCTCCGAC GTCGGGCTGCGATTACTTCTCTGTCCCCTTGGTTCCAATATTGTAGTTCGTACAGCATG CTGCTCTGTGGGGGTTGTCTTACCTGTTTATTCTACATTCAAGGCCATTGAGTCGAAGGATCAAGATGACCAACATAAATGGCTTGTATACTGGGCTG CATATGGATCCTTCACTGTTGCTGAGACCTTCACTGATAAGCTTCTCTATTG GTGTCCTTTCTACTACCATTTAAAGTTTGCATTTCTTGTCTGGCTTCAACTGCCATCTGTTGAG GGGGCAAGTGTGTTGTATACGAATTATCTGCGGGCTTTCCTCCAGAAACATCAGGCCAGGCTTGATCAAATTGTGATTTTCTTCCGTAGTGAAATG GTGAAATTTGCGAGTAAACATGAAACAGAAATTCAGGTTACGAGGTCAATCCTCACGAAGATTTTGTTGTCAG CTAATCAAATGGTTAAAGAAATACTGCACCCTACGCAAAGGCAAATCGGAGGTCCTACTCCTAGCCAACGTGTGGAGACTCCAGATTTAGATTTGGATTCGGATTCGGATTCTGAAGTTGAGGGCTGA
- the LOC121749605 gene encoding uncharacterized protein LOC121749605, producing the protein MGSDKQNPGLLETLKMETVRTIFTHTYPYPHEHSRHAVIAVFIGCLFFISSDNMHTLVQKLDSNFKWWSMYACLLGFFYFFSSPFIGKTIKPSYSNFSRWYIAWILVAALYHLPSFQSMGVDMRMNLSLFLTIYISSILFLLVFHIVFIGLWYIGLVARVAGRRPAILTILQNCAVISVACCVFYSHCGNRANIKEKTFERRNCGWFTLWNKEERNSWLTKFVRMNEFKDQVCKSWFAPVGSANDYPFLSKWVIYGELTCSGGSCAESSAEISPIYSLWATFIGLYIANYVVERSTGWALTHPVSQKESEKLKKKQMKPDFLDMVPWYSGTSADLFKTVFDLLVSVAVFVGRFDMRMMQAAMSKVEDAAKQDDLLYDQFSEHDELWFDFMADTGDGGNSSYSVARLLAQPSLRVQSNGSSITLPRSNLLLIGGDLAYPNPSAFTYERRLFRPFEDALQPPQWYKGEHIAANKPELPCGMSLLKEYDGPQCFVIPGNHDWFDGLQTFMRYICHKSWLGGWFMPQKRSYFALQLPKRWWVFGLDLALHSDIDVYQFKFFSELIKEKVGDCDSVIIMTHEPNWLLDWYWDDVTGKNVSHLIRGHLKGRCKLRVAGDLHHYMRHSHVPSEEPAYVHHLLVNGCGGAFLHPTHVFSNFDNLYEASYESKAAYPSFEDSSRIALGNILKFRKKNWQFDFIGGIIYFLLAFSMFPQCKLDHILQDDTFSGHLKSFFGSVWDAFIYMLGHSYVSLAGAFFLLVTAVTFVPSKLSRKRKFTVGILHFSAHLSAALILMLLLELGIETCIRHKLLATSGYHTLYEWYRYVESEHFPDPSGLRPRIEQWTLGLYPACIKYLMSAFDIPEVMAVTRNNICKNGMESFSRGGAAIYYASVFLYYWVFSTPIVSLIFGSYLYICINWLHIHFDEAFSSLRIANYKSFTRFHINLKGDLEVFTLAVDKVPKEWKLDPSWEGESKQQPDLSHHQRKFPSKWRSRSSQHDPVNTVKIVDHFVVEQTVKPEFEAVNGSVSH; encoded by the exons ATGGGCTCTGATAAACAAAACCCTGGTTTATTGGAGACTCTAAAGATGGAGACAGTTAGGACTATATTCACTCACACGTATCCGTATCCGCATGAACATTCACGCCATGCTGTCATTGCTGTTTTTATAGGATGCCTATTTTTCATATCATCAGATAACATGCACACTCTTGTTCAGAAGTTAGACAGCAATTTTAAGTGGTGGTCTATGTATGCGTGCTTGCTGGGGTTCttctatttcttttcttctccatttATAGGAAAAACAATCAAACCAAGTTATTCAAACTTCAGTCGCTG GTACATAGCATGGATACTGGTGGCTGCTTTATATCATCTTCCTAGTTTTCAATCAATGGGAGTTGATATGAGGATGAATCTTTCTTTGTTTTTAACCATCTACATATCTtccattttatttcttcttgTATTTCACATTGTATTCATTGGCCTCTGGTATATTGGCCTTGTTGCTCGGGTGGCTGGAAGAAGACCTGCAATTCTGACAATCCTTCAAAATTGTGCT GTTATAAGTGTAGCATGTTGTGTATTTTATAGCCACTGTGGCAACAGAGCTAACATTAAAGAAAAGACATTTGAAAGAAGGAATTGTGGCTGGTTTACATTGTGGAACAAGGAAGAAAGGAATTCATGGCTTACAAAATTTGTTCGCATGAATGAGTTTAAAGATCAAGTTTGTAAATCATGGTTTGCTCCAGTTGGTTCCGCCAATGATTATCCATTTTTGTCAAAATGGGTCATTTATGGAGAG CTGACTTGTAGCGGTGGCTCGTGTGCAGAATCATCAGCTGAAATTTCACCTATATATTCATTGTGGGCCACTTTTATAGGTCTTTATATTGCAAATTATGTTGTGGAGAGATCAACAGG TTGGGCTCTTACTCACCCTGTATCACAAAAAGAATCcgagaagttgaagaagaagcaAATGAAGCCTGATTTTCTGGATATGGTTCCATGGTACTCAGG GACATCTGCTGATTTATTTAAGACAGTTTTTGATCTGCTGGTATCAGTTGCTGTGTTTGTTGGGCGTTTTGACATGCGTATGATGCAG GCTGCAATGAGCAAGGTTGAAGATGCAGCTAAGCAAGATGATCTTTTGTACGACCAATTCAGTGAGCACGATGAGTTGTGGTTTGATTTTATGGCCGATACTGGCGACGGTGGCAATTCTTCATATAGTGTGGCACGGCTTCTTGCTCAGCCTTCTCTTAGGGTTCAAAGTAATGGTTCCTCGATTACTTTGCCACGAAGTAACTTGCTCCTTATTGGGGGTGATCTTGC GTATCCTAATCCATCTGCATTTACGTATGAGAGACGCCTTTTTCGTCCCTTTGAAGATGCTCTTCAGCCTCCTCAGTGGTATAAGGGGGAGCATATAGCTGCAAATAAACCAGAATTGCCTTGTGGGATGTCATTACTGAAGGAGTATGATGGTCCTCAGTGCTTTGTTATACCTGGAAATCATG ATTGGTTTGATGGGCTTCAAACATTTATGCGGTATATTTGTCATAAAAGTTGGTTAGGTGGATGGTTTATGCCCCAAAAGAGAAGCTATTTTGCTCTTCAGCTTCCAAAACGATGGTGGGTCTTTGGCCTTGACCTTGCTCTCCATTCTGATATTGATGTCTACCAATTCAAGTTCTTTTCGGAACTGATTAAAGAAAAG GTGGGGGATTGTGATTCAGTTATCATCATGACTCATGAGCCTAACTGGTTACTCGATTGGTACTGGGATGATGTCACTGGGAAGAATGTTTCACACTTGATACGAGGCCATTTAAAAGGGAGGTGCAAACTACGAGTGGCAGGGGACTTGCATCATTACATGCGCCATTCTCATGTTCCCTCAGAGGAGCCCGCATATGTACATCATTTACTTGTTAATGGTTGCGGTGGAGCATTTTTGCACCCGACTCATGTTTTCAGTAACTTTGATAATTTATATGAAGCTTCTTACGAAAGCAAGGCAGCTTATCCATCTTTTGAAGACTCAAGCAGG ATTGCTCTAGGAAACATATTAAAGTTTCGGAAGAAAAATTGGCAGTTTGACTTCATAGGCGGTATTATATACTTTCTACTAGCCTTTTCCATGTTTCCACAG TGTAAGCTGGATCACATCTTACAGGATGATACGTTTTCTGGTCACTTGAAGAGCTTCTTCGGATCAGTATGGGATGCTTTCATCTATATGCTTGGACACTCGTATGTATCTTTGGCTGGTGCTTTCTTTTTGTTGGTTACTGCTGTCACCTTCGTGCCTTCAAAGTTGTCCCGCAAGAGAAAATTTACAGTAGGCATTCTCCATTTTTCTGCACACCTTTCTGCTGCCTTGATTCTCATGCTGCTTTTGGAATTGGGTATCGAGACTTGCATTAGGCATAAATTGTTGGCAACTTCAG GGTACCATACTCTGTATGAATGGTATCGATACGTGGAAAGTGAGCATTTTCCCGACCCATCTGGCCTACGACCACGTATTGAGCAATGGACACTCGGCCTTTATCCAGCATGCATTAAATATCTGATGTCGGCATTTGATATCCCTGAG GTGATGGCTGTCACCAGAAACAATATCTGCAAGAACGGGATGGAGTCATTTTCTCGAGGAGGGGCTGCAATATATTATGCTTCAGTCTTCCTTTACTACTGGGTCTTCTCAACTCCCATCGTTTCATTGATTTTTGGAAGCTACCTATATATCTGCATCAATTGGCTTCACATACACTTTGACGAGGCTTTCTCTTCCCTCCGCATTGCTAACTACAAGTCATTTACTCGGTTCCATATTAACTTAAAAGGCGATCTTGAAGTTTTCACACTTGCTGTGGATAAG GTGCCAAAAGAGTGGAAGCTGGATCCTAGTTGGGAAGGTGAATCGAAACAACAACCTGACCTTAGCCACCACCAAAGGAAATTTCCCAGCAAATGGAGATCGCGTTCTTCTCAGCACGATCCTGTCAACACTGTAAAGATCGTCGATCATTTTGTTGTTGAACAAACAGTAAAACCCGAATTCGAGGCAGTTAATGGATCAGTATCTCATTGA